A genomic stretch from Chitinophaga agri includes:
- a CDS encoding Gldg family protein has protein sequence MKTVFRIAKTELRTLFYSPIAWFLLIAFLVQCGMAYINGLDSNARTQEMGGMGLEYMTRVTDRIFASKGGVFNVVMQTLYLYIPLLTMGLISREVNNGTIKLLYSSPVKVREIIFGKFLAMMVYNLLMIAILGIFITDGLLHILHADAGILLSASFGFYLLLCAYSAIGLFMSCLTSYQIVAAVCTFIMVGVLSYIGTVWQNIPFVRDLTYFLSLSGRTEKMMAGLITSKDVIYFLVIIYIFLGLSIYKLKAGRESKPAIVRFGRYAAIVLSALVIGYVTSRPSLVAYLDATANKSRTLTPNSRQIIKELGDAPLEVTAYNNLLGQYYYFGSEDGRNMDLARWEPYMRFKDNIELNYVQYYDSILDNPNIMRFYPGKDLQDVATQRAKGMDLKIADFKSPAEMRKVIDLRPEQNRYVMQLKYKGKTTLLRVFDDQSQWPGEAEVAAAFKRLLQAKIPKIAFLSGNLERSIHKTGDREYNTLTYKNGFRYALVNQGFDVDTLSLEEQDAPDNISTLVIADPKTALSPAVLTRIRNYIDKGGNLLITGEPGKQGVLNPLLAQLGVQLMEGTIVQPSADMTPDVALPLMTATAANLSKALAKNYKDSIAISMPGATGIVYSDSLFKVQPLLMTAADRSWIKKDKLVADSAVVHYDPAAGDKKMAVPTVVALTRNVGNREQRIIVAGDADFLSNAELGRFNIQTANFYFNTGLFSWLSNGEFPIDTYRPAAKDTRVTVTIDKVRILRIFYLWVLPGILVAFATILLIRRKRK, from the coding sequence ATGAAGACGGTTTTCAGAATTGCGAAAACAGAATTACGTACCCTGTTCTATTCCCCGATAGCATGGTTTTTACTGATCGCTTTCCTGGTACAATGCGGTATGGCATATATAAACGGATTGGACAGCAATGCGCGTACGCAGGAAATGGGCGGAATGGGACTGGAATATATGACGCGCGTCACCGACAGGATATTTGCTTCCAAAGGCGGCGTATTCAATGTGGTGATGCAGACATTATATCTCTACATCCCGCTATTGACAATGGGATTGATCAGCAGGGAAGTCAATAACGGTACGATCAAATTACTATACTCCTCCCCTGTGAAGGTAAGAGAGATCATCTTTGGTAAATTCCTGGCCATGATGGTATATAATCTGCTGATGATTGCCATACTGGGTATCTTCATCACCGATGGTCTGCTGCACATCTTGCATGCAGATGCCGGCATACTGCTGTCAGCGTCATTCGGCTTTTACCTGCTGCTATGCGCCTATTCCGCGATCGGCCTGTTCATGTCCTGCCTGACCTCTTACCAGATCGTAGCGGCTGTCTGTACCTTCATTATGGTAGGCGTATTAAGCTATATCGGCACGGTTTGGCAAAACATTCCATTTGTACGGGACCTCACCTATTTCCTTTCATTGAGCGGACGTACCGAAAAAATGATGGCAGGTTTGATCACCAGCAAAGATGTGATCTACTTCCTGGTGATCATTTATATATTCCTGGGGCTGAGTATCTACAAACTAAAGGCGGGACGGGAATCAAAACCAGCGATTGTAAGATTCGGCAGGTATGCGGCTATCGTGTTATCTGCACTGGTGATCGGCTACGTCACCTCACGTCCTTCGCTGGTGGCCTACCTGGATGCTACTGCGAATAAATCCAGAACACTCACACCCAACTCCCGGCAGATCATCAAAGAGCTGGGTGATGCCCCTCTTGAGGTCACCGCCTACAACAACCTGCTGGGGCAATACTATTACTTCGGATCAGAAGATGGACGTAACATGGACCTGGCCAGGTGGGAGCCTTACATGCGTTTCAAAGATAACATTGAACTGAACTACGTCCAGTATTATGACAGTATTCTCGACAATCCCAATATCATGCGCTTCTATCCTGGCAAAGACCTCCAGGATGTAGCCACACAGCGTGCAAAGGGTATGGACCTGAAGATCGCAGATTTCAAATCGCCTGCTGAAATGAGAAAGGTCATTGACCTGCGTCCGGAACAGAACCGCTATGTGATGCAGCTGAAGTATAAAGGCAAAACAACTTTACTGCGCGTATTTGACGACCAGTCACAGTGGCCGGGTGAAGCAGAGGTAGCAGCTGCCTTTAAAAGACTGCTACAGGCTAAGATCCCGAAAATAGCCTTCCTGAGCGGCAACCTCGAGCGAAGCATTCATAAAACAGGTGACCGTGAGTACAATACGCTGACCTATAAGAACGGCTTCCGTTATGCGCTGGTTAACCAGGGCTTCGATGTCGATACCCTGTCGCTCGAAGAGCAGGATGCTCCTGATAACATCTCTACACTGGTGATCGCCGATCCTAAAACAGCACTCTCGCCGGCAGTACTTACACGGATCAGGAATTACATTGACAAGGGTGGTAACCTGCTGATAACCGGGGAACCTGGCAAACAGGGCGTATTAAATCCGCTTTTAGCACAACTGGGCGTACAACTGATGGAGGGAACGATCGTACAACCCAGTGCAGACATGACGCCTGATGTGGCGCTGCCGCTGATGACGGCCACCGCTGCTAACTTGTCTAAAGCCCTGGCGAAGAACTATAAGGACAGTATTGCTATTTCCATGCCGGGAGCGACAGGCATCGTCTATTCGGACAGTCTGTTCAAAGTACAGCCGTTATTAATGACAGCAGCAGACAGGAGCTGGATCAAGAAGGATAAGCTGGTAGCTGATTCTGCCGTAGTACACTACGATCCTGCCGCAGGCGATAAAAAGATGGCGGTACCAACAGTTGTGGCACTGACCCGTAACGTAGGCAACAGGGAACAACGTATCATCGTGGCCGGTGATGCCGATTTCCTCAGCAACGCCGAACTTGGACGCTTCAACATCCAAACAGCCAATTTCTATTTCAATACGGGCCTGTTCAGCTGGCTGAGTAACGGAGAATTTCCCATCGACACCTATCGTCCTGCTGCAAAGGACACCCGTGTCACCGTAACGATCGACAAGGTGCGCATCCTCAGGATATTTTATCTGTGGGTATTACCGGGTATACTCGTGGCATTCGCCACCATTCTGCTCATCAGACGTAAAAGGAAATAA
- a CDS encoding ABC transporter ATP-binding protein translates to MNSIVKLEHLSHRYTSSWAIRDINMEISQTGIVGLLGSNGAGKSTTMNILCGVLNQTEGNVYVNGINMRENPELAKQEIGFLPQTPPLYMDLTVDEYLIYCAGLRLMPKEKIQPALKEAKERCGIAHYSQRLISNLSGGYRQRVGIAQAIIHRPSLVVLDEPTNGLDPNQIIEVRALIKDIARDRAVIFSSHILSEVQLLCKEIKMIDNGRIVFADSMDAFNNYIEPHSVLMHMENPPAAEALMAIPGVTKTDFLTERQVRVHFNGDQEITEHLIAASIQQGWRLREITLDKTALDEVFKQLSNQSSQ, encoded by the coding sequence ATGAACAGTATTGTAAAGCTGGAGCACTTATCACATCGCTACACCAGCTCATGGGCAATCCGTGACATCAATATGGAGATCAGTCAGACCGGAATCGTGGGTTTACTGGGGTCTAATGGTGCAGGCAAATCTACTACAATGAATATTCTGTGTGGTGTACTGAACCAGACAGAAGGCAATGTATACGTGAATGGTATCAATATGCGGGAGAACCCGGAACTGGCAAAACAGGAAATTGGTTTTCTGCCACAGACCCCGCCCCTGTATATGGACCTCACAGTAGATGAATATCTCATCTATTGCGCAGGCCTTCGCCTGATGCCAAAAGAAAAGATACAGCCGGCATTGAAGGAAGCGAAAGAACGTTGTGGCATTGCACATTATAGCCAGCGCCTGATAAGTAATCTCTCCGGTGGCTACCGGCAGCGTGTAGGTATCGCCCAGGCGATTATACACCGGCCTTCACTGGTGGTGCTGGATGAACCTACGAACGGTCTTGATCCTAACCAGATCATTGAAGTAAGAGCGCTGATCAAAGACATCGCCAGAGACCGCGCCGTGATCTTCTCGTCACATATTCTGTCGGAAGTACAGCTGCTATGTAAAGAGATCAAGATGATCGATAACGGCAGGATCGTATTTGCAGACAGCATGGACGCGTTCAACAACTATATCGAGCCACATAGTGTACTGATGCATATGGAGAACCCTCCCGCTGCTGAAGCACTCATGGCGATACCAGGTGTGACCAAAACAGATTTCCTGACGGAAAGACAGGTACGTGTCCACTTCAATGGCGACCAGGAAATTACGGAACACCTGATCGCAGCCAGCATACAACAGGGCTGGAGGTTGAGAGAGATCACGCTCGATAAAACAGCGCTCGACGAAGTATTTAAACAATTATCCAATCAATCATCACAATAA
- a CDS encoding RagB/SusD family nutrient uptake outer membrane protein yields the protein MRKIIYITIMMSLVACKKSFLEVVPLGSQIAVTTDDYDKLMNDPAYYIQSYSGGWQEPVLMEDDVAAEATYFNQGSPQMAKLFQWQDVIYLQQDPSPWALTIWLPQIYSLNKIINEVMDASGGTDEQKRSIRAQALATRAWTYFQFINYYGKPYVAATAATDPGFPIIVQADVNVKIFTRASVQEVYDFMISDLTAAIADLPVTPTIQTRMSKPAAEGLLAKVYLFMGRNNEALPLFNAAFADLANGDTHLYDYNQTLGANGSFLPLDVMIGPSQGAGNNLNDLTEAVVSKIFYNGPFNGNQLGNNGLVLAPWAAALFKPSDLRLQLYTDRNPDQSPNPGGRLRKYGVQWSRIGLQLPELYLLRAECKARLNDLPGATADVQTLREHRMPVADAGIPAVTSGNQAALIRFIFEERIREFAAEGYRWFDMRRQSVDPLFAGQVFTHTLYNEDGTFTTYTLNQPNRLVLQLPPALMNNNPGMPNNP from the coding sequence ATGAGAAAGATTATTTATATCACGATAATGATGTCCCTTGTTGCCTGTAAAAAGAGTTTCCTGGAAGTAGTGCCGCTGGGCTCACAGATAGCAGTCACGACGGACGACTATGATAAACTGATGAACGATCCGGCATACTATATACAATCATATTCCGGTGGATGGCAGGAACCGGTACTGATGGAAGATGACGTGGCAGCAGAAGCAACGTATTTCAACCAGGGCAGTCCGCAGATGGCCAAACTGTTCCAGTGGCAGGATGTCATTTACCTGCAACAGGACCCCTCACCGTGGGCGCTGACCATCTGGCTGCCGCAGATCTATTCGCTGAACAAGATCATCAATGAAGTGATGGACGCCAGCGGGGGAACAGATGAACAGAAAAGGTCCATCCGCGCACAGGCGCTGGCGACACGTGCCTGGACCTACTTTCAGTTCATCAACTATTACGGCAAACCATATGTAGCTGCTACAGCCGCTACAGATCCCGGGTTCCCGATCATAGTGCAGGCAGATGTGAACGTGAAGATCTTCACACGCGCTTCTGTACAGGAAGTATACGACTTTATGATCAGCGACCTCACTGCTGCCATTGCCGACCTACCGGTGACACCCACTATACAGACGCGTATGTCTAAACCGGCAGCCGAAGGCCTCCTGGCGAAAGTATACCTGTTCATGGGCAGGAACAATGAAGCCCTGCCGTTGTTCAACGCCGCCTTTGCGGACCTGGCAAACGGCGATACGCATTTATATGATTACAACCAGACACTTGGCGCAAACGGCTCATTCCTTCCGTTAGATGTGATGATCGGTCCTTCACAGGGCGCCGGTAACAACCTGAACGACCTGACGGAAGCAGTTGTATCAAAGATCTTCTACAACGGGCCTTTTAACGGTAACCAGCTGGGTAATAACGGCCTGGTACTGGCACCGTGGGCTGCCGCACTGTTTAAGCCGTCTGACCTGCGTCTGCAGCTGTATACAGACAGGAACCCTGATCAGTCGCCCAATCCTGGTGGCCGCCTGCGCAAGTATGGTGTACAGTGGTCCAGGATCGGATTACAGCTGCCCGAACTCTATCTGTTAAGGGCAGAGTGCAAAGCGCGGCTGAACGACCTCCCGGGAGCCACAGCAGACGTACAGACCCTGCGCGAGCACCGTATGCCTGTAGCAGATGCCGGTATACCTGCCGTTACGTCGGGCAACCAGGCTGCCCTGATACGTTTCATTTTCGAAGAACGTATCCGTGAGTTTGCCGCAGAAGGTTACCGCTGGTTTGATATGCGCAGGCAATCGGTAGATCCGCTATTTGCCGGACAGGTATTTACGCATACGCTTTATAACGAAGACGGCACCTTTACCACCTATACACTTAATCAACCCAACCGGCTGGTATTACAACTGCCACCGGCATTGATGAACAACAATCCGGGTATGCCAAATAATCCTTAA